From Mucilaginibacter rubeus, a single genomic window includes:
- a CDS encoding tetratricopeptide repeat protein, with protein MKIKFLMAGLLGLVSATAFAQKGELNTAKEEYEKYSGLRGQAAMASMAGKSLTTAKESIDKASANEKTATLPLTYAVKGSIYSALAVQDTVPTTSLPLFTTAEEALRKAKEVDTKGENKKMIDEAYLNLAQYQLTKGVKEYSAGKYDLAYKSFDFYRTVLPEDTNAIYYTGLAAANGKNYPAAISNYSKLVTTKYSKNAGVYLDLSSLYLASKDTAGALKTVSEGVSKYPANSELRKREIEISLQTGKEKEVTDKIQAALANDPKNKTLYYYAGLTYSQTADNYAREAAATKDAAAKTKLQASKAEAYTKAGEMYKKALEIDPNYFEANLNYGYVILNPAIDAYNAANKLPANKQKEYDAAIAKAKAQFEQAKPYLAKAVELQPKSLDALQNLRTYYLGVKDDANASKLKAQIDALPANQ; from the coding sequence ATGAAAATCAAATTTTTGATGGCGGGCCTGTTAGGCTTGGTTTCAGCGACAGCCTTTGCACAAAAAGGTGAATTAAACACGGCAAAAGAAGAATATGAAAAATATTCGGGCTTAAGGGGTCAAGCGGCAATGGCATCAATGGCAGGCAAAAGCCTTACTACTGCAAAAGAGTCAATTGACAAAGCATCAGCCAATGAAAAAACCGCCACATTGCCACTTACTTACGCTGTAAAAGGTTCAATTTATTCAGCGTTAGCTGTTCAGGACACTGTGCCAACTACCTCATTACCATTGTTTACCACTGCTGAAGAAGCTTTAAGAAAAGCTAAAGAAGTTGATACAAAAGGCGAGAACAAGAAAATGATTGATGAGGCGTATTTAAACCTGGCTCAATATCAATTAACTAAAGGTGTTAAAGAATACTCGGCGGGTAAATATGATCTTGCTTACAAATCATTTGACTTTTACCGTACTGTATTGCCCGAAGATACCAATGCTATTTATTACACAGGCCTTGCTGCTGCAAACGGTAAAAATTATCCTGCTGCAATTTCAAACTACAGCAAACTGGTAACCACAAAATATTCAAAAAATGCAGGTGTTTACCTTGATCTTTCTTCATTATACCTTGCAAGCAAAGATACTGCAGGTGCGCTTAAAACCGTATCGGAAGGTGTAAGCAAATATCCTGCAAACAGCGAGCTTCGTAAACGCGAAATTGAAATCAGCCTTCAAACAGGAAAAGAGAAAGAAGTTACCGATAAGATCCAGGCAGCTTTAGCAAATGATCCTAAAAACAAAACTTTGTATTATTACGCTGGCTTAACTTACTCACAAACAGCTGACAACTACGCAAGAGAAGCTGCTGCTACCAAAGATGCTGCTGCAAAAACAAAATTACAGGCATCAAAAGCAGAAGCATATACTAAAGCTGGTGAAATGTATAAAAAAGCTTTAGAAATTGATCCAAACTATTTTGAAGCTAATTTAAATTACGGTTACGTAATACTCAACCCGGCTATTGATGCTTATAACGCTGCTAATAAATTACCGGCCAACAAACAAAAAGAATATGACGCTGCAATTGCTAAAGCTAAAGCTCAGTTTGAGCAAGCTAAACCATATTTAGCAAAAGCTGTAGAACTTCAGCCAAAATCACTTGATGCGTTACAAAATTTAAGAACCTATTATTTAGGTGTTAAAGACGATGCTAACGCTTCAAAATTAAAGGCTCAGATTGATGCATTACCAGCCAATCAATAA
- a CDS encoding tetratricopeptide repeat protein, producing MHYRKIILSVLITSFTTTFAFAQKEALKVVVNNLAFYKQKSDLKYLAAAKKSADSLIITKSDTADIEKNLYRAIVNSSILYIDSLNKLGMPADMLDKTTKLVDRLSGMNKIFKYQSELDYTKRCLANVYIRKGFEAVNNSDFPNAKTAFENAKRYAPGMNQINTYIAFANNKAGNLQDAAKYYTTMLQVDSARTEYIETASNIYKSLGDTTKALQILQKGRKILPNDRFLLLDEANIYNNKKNYKALEPLIGPLLDINANNADIAFVAANCYDHLDKFDQAESLYLHAIELSGTYFDPVFNLGLLYLKQSATTKGEKSIQDLGRAIQWLEKANEISPNNANSLQALQLAYAKTNNQDQLDRINNKLKQLTNQ from the coding sequence ATGCACTACCGCAAGATCATTTTATCGGTTTTAATTACAAGTTTTACTACAACTTTTGCCTTCGCACAAAAAGAAGCGCTTAAAGTTGTAGTAAATAACCTGGCTTTTTATAAACAGAAAAGCGACCTGAAGTATTTGGCAGCCGCCAAAAAATCTGCAGATAGTTTGATCATTACTAAGTCGGACACGGCTGATATTGAAAAGAACCTTTACAGGGCTATAGTTAATTCAAGTATCCTGTATATCGATTCGTTGAACAAACTTGGAATGCCGGCAGATATGCTTGATAAAACAACCAAACTGGTTGACAGGCTTTCGGGAATGAATAAAATTTTCAAATATCAATCAGAACTTGATTATACCAAGCGGTGCCTGGCAAATGTTTACATACGCAAAGGCTTTGAGGCGGTAAATAATTCGGATTTCCCAAATGCCAAAACTGCATTTGAAAATGCAAAGCGGTATGCTCCGGGGATGAACCAAATCAATACCTACATAGCCTTTGCTAATAACAAGGCCGGCAATTTGCAGGATGCGGCTAAATATTATACAACAATGCTCCAGGTTGATAGTGCCCGCACCGAGTATATCGAAACAGCATCCAATATCTATAAGTCGTTAGGGGATACGACCAAAGCTTTGCAAATCCTTCAAAAGGGAAGAAAGATTTTACCTAATGACAGGTTCTTATTACTTGACGAAGCCAATATCTACAACAATAAGAAAAACTATAAAGCGTTAGAGCCCCTAATTGGCCCTTTACTTGATATTAATGCAAATAACGCCGATATTGCGTTCGTTGCAGCAAATTGCTACGATCATTTAGATAAATTTGATCAGGCAGAATCTCTTTACCTGCACGCGATTGAGTTAAGCGGAACATATTTTGATCCGGTATTTAATTTGGGCTTATTATATTTAAAACAAAGCGCAACCACAAAAGGGGAGAAGAGCATCCAGGACCTGGGCAGGGCGATACAATGGCTTGAAAAGGCTAATGAAATTTCGCCAAACAATGCAAACAGCTTGCAGGCTTTGCAATTGGCATACGCGAAAACTAATAACCAGGATCAGTTAGACAGAATAAACAATAAACTAAAACAGTTAACCAATCAATAA